ATCCTCCAGTACAACCGCAAGCCTCAGCTTGCCGGAGAAACTCCTAGAGTCGTCGTCATTACCTCCGGCAAAGGCGGCGTCGGTAAGACCACTACCACCGCCAATATCGGCCTCTCCTTAGCTCGTCTAGGCTTCTCCGTAGTCGCCATTGATTGCGATGTCGGCCTCCGCAACCTTGACCTCCTTTTAGGGCTCGAAAACCGGGTCAATTACACCGTCGTCGAGGTTCTCAACGGCGATTGCCGTCTCGATCAGGCCCTTGTACGTGACAAGCGTTGGTCCAATTTTGAATTGTTATGTATTTCCAAGCCCAGATCCAAATTGCCCATTGGATTTGGTGGGAAAGCCTTGGTTTGGCTTGTGGACGCCTTGAAAACCCGTGACGAAGGTGCACCCGATTTCATTATCATTGATTGTCCAGCTGGCATTGATGCTGGGTTTATAACAGCTATTACTCCGGCAAATGAAGCTGTTTTAGTGACGACGCCGGATATTACAAGCTTAAGGGATGCTGATAGAGTGACTGGATTGTTGGAATGTGATGGAATAAGGGATATTAAGATGATGGTGAATAGGGTTCGGACGGATATGATAAAAGGGGAAGATATGATGTCTGTATTGGATGTGCAGGAAATGTTGGGGCTTCCTTTATTGGGTGTGATTCCTGAGGATTCGGAGGTTATTAGAAGTACTAACAGAGGTTATCCTCTTGTGTTGAATAAGCCGCCAGCTTTGGCAGGTTTGGCATTTGAGCAAGCAGCTTGGAGGTTGGTTGAGCAGGATAGTATGGAGGCTGTAATGGTGGAGGAGGAGCCTAAGAAACGTGGGTTCTTCTCATTTTTTGGGCGGTAGTGGGATGTTTATACTCTTTTAAGTAGTGGCTTTGGTGAGGTTTCTGTATTTGTTTGGTTGTGTTTTTGGAAGGTCCTATGGAGCAAGAAAACTGTGTATAGTAGAGAGTTGAGGTTTGCATTCTTCCTTGTGACTATTTCAGGATTCTATGTTGGATAGTCAAAGATTAGTGCAGCTATTAGGAATTTGTACTTTTTGTTTTGGATTTGAGCTGAACACTGTATCATGCCTGTTTGCACgaaatatgatttttttttctccACCAATCTAGTTTGAGTTACTGTATTATGTATCCCTACCTAAGTTTGGCTGGTCTCTGTATGAGTCCAGCCTGTGATCTCCACTTCTGTTCCTATTGCTTGCTTTGCCCTAGGAAATGTTGCTTAAATCAGTGCTCACTGGTAGATTTCAATAAGTTTCCCCCAGAAGTCGGTGTAAATACAGGTGTTAGTGTTGAAGTATGCAGCCTCATTAGATATGCACAGTGCTTCAATCGAAACAGAAATTAGTTGAACTTCCATAAGTCATCAAATTCCTCCAAAGGAATTGATAAACAGTGTATAATAATATCACTAATTCTATATGCATATAATGGGAAAGCTCCTACTTTCTACAAAAAAAGAAGCTAAGGAGGTGTCATAAAGTTAGAAACCAAACTATTGCCGATATGCATACACAAGAACCATCATGTCAGGAGGTGCTCAAGAACTTCACTACTATGGTCAAGCTTTCTGCAATTGTTTGGTTGTGTCTCTGTAATTATGTAGCCCTACCTAAGTTTGGCTGCTCTTAGTTTAGGTCCTGCCTGTAACTCCACACTTCTGTTCCTACTGCTTGCTATGACATGCCCTAGGAAATTTTGCTTAGATCAGTGCTCACAATTAGATTTCTGTAAGATTCCCTCAGCAGTTTTCTCATTTAGATACCCATGGGTGTAAATACCTGTCTTAATGAGAGAAGAACGCAGCCTCTTTGCAGCAGCTCATTAGATATTGATATGCACGGCGCTTCAATCCAGACATGACCTGGTTGGTCTTCCATATGCATTGAATAGAATTAATTAGAGACTTAAGTGTATATAATATCACATATGCTGTATGTACATAATGGGAAAATCTCCTGCTTTCCTACAAAAAGAAACCAAGGAGGTGATCATTTTTTTTACAgggtaaataattttattaataatgaGAAATCTCCCATATACAAGCACCATATCAAAAAATAGATAAATCTACAACATAATGTGATTCTCTACGAACGACACACTATCTTCCTTTACAAACTGAAATTTCATGGATGCACCAAAAAGAAGCTAAGAATGAGAGGATAACTCTTCAAATGTAGTCGTCCTCCTAACCTTTTAAAAGATCCTCTCTCTTCTTAAGCAAAGAAGGtggtcattgtcacacctccctttttaccTAAACCCCCCGTAAAGGGATGTATATAtagagagttttttcaattaaaggacaatcgaaacgagatttatttattaaaaattcagagtcgccacttgggataatttatggtgtcccaagtcaccgctttagaatcccgaatcgaggaaaagcttgactctgtattacagtccgcgaacacagaaatccgggtaagtaattctgttaacccgggagaaggtgttaggcattctcgagttccgtggttctaacactgtcgctcaactgttatttttggctcaattatttgattttaaaaacacttttagacctatgtgcattttagctttaaaccgcttttaattgttttaaggaagatttcaacgtcatctaaaacacgtccttggaccatgccacatgaaatgcacccgcagtccgagacacattttatttaacgctGTTAAGAATAGAAATTGGATCACacgaaatgcacacccgaattttggAAATTAGGCATCGTAACTATGTTACGGGAATCGTACCCATAATTACGATGGTTCATTAATCCCGCCTAAAACAAAGCTACAAAAGTTCAACAATTATTTTTCCTAAGTTTAAGATTATTGTAAGGCCTTGAGCTATGAAAAGTATGGAagaaatgtcacacctcctttttgcgcgccccgccccgaagggtagaaatgcgcgggtggagtttttccaatttaagtgacaatattcgaaatgagattatttatttaattcagagtcgccacttgggaaaggtttggcttttggtgtcccaagccaccggtttatcttaaatcccgaatcgaggaaattttcgacttttccaaatgaagtctgcgaaccagaaattctaagtaaggaattctgttgacccgagggaaggtgttaggcaccctcgaatcccgtggttctagcacggtcgcttaaattgttataatggctaaatatctgatttaaatacatgttatgacttacgtgcttttattaaacttaaaaccgcttttatcattatcacttatttttatagaattgcaacgtcgtgaaaatgcatctcgaaccacgtcacaatcaatgcgcccgtgatcgtcaacacattttgacttcgttgagatttggatttgggtcacatcaatgtgcacccgaatttaagaatatgatttaattaagccgcgcctaaagagtctaacgcgttattattttttgggaaggccatgagatccactaaacggcctagcctgaattctaaatatttattatgattatttattgagggccccgcaatttgcattctatttggcgaggctcgtctcattattttagaagggtatcctacagtgactacatttctactacgtttgtctcttaaaaaaaaaaaaaagaaagatgataccgaacttacttatttgaacaaatacagactgaatctttattatgtttgtcgaacctaaatttgtttgattacctgattgattgtttatgaggtgaaagttacctcatgctttgtcttcatcgagtgaatacgcttattaatttgctaagtgagattgcaagcaaactaacaacatatactgagttatatttaacgacctccaagttttattttttaaactctAACCCATTTGAACTTGATAAACGAAattggctgtttattaggaaaattactactaattgaactcaaaacgcctattagttttcctcaacagtcatcgcattatttcgaaacaaggaatctataccgagaTCCGATACCGAACCTATATCGGAACAAATAATCTGATAGGAGAGCTGgaattcatagccagactcttaatgtgactgcatgagagttggtttgggatacatttatcccggacccagtaccatagatttgtcaattcagtggtctagacaaaatacatacaggtgcttgccatgactctatgttatactgCCATAACTAAATTAAACAgaatgttatactgaactgaatgtatactaaatcaaacatactgtctatgtcatactgtcattactattaaacaatgctatctaatagttcatctcaaacagaatgtatgttagtttatacagaatgtttgcagttaaacaaatacaggctgaACTAGCATTTAAACTATTTTGACCAACAGTATTATAAcataaacagatgttcattttcttatttctgcttcaaactcaaactctcaacaatacatggtttcagaggttgtgtacctggaaatatttgacaattgaagaagagggcagtcagcagagtaacaatgacaacaagtgcagcagcagtaacagcagataacaaaatcccaatgcaagatgcagttatagccaatgggAAGAGGTAACAAAATGACAACAACAAAGCAGGGGAGTGGGCTCAGGAATCAAACAGTctaactccaaaagaaaacaaccaATAAGAACCAGACAGCAGAATCCTAGCTGATACTTGAAGAAATCAGCACTTATTTGAAACAGGGTAaacaaactgggaatcgaacaaaCAACAGGAAGAAAACAGCTTCTGATTTTTGTGATATCTCTCTCCctgtctcctttcttttcaaaatccaatgtcaatcttcagttttgaaaaTATGCTTGAGTTATCAGAAAGAAATCCTTTCCAGTTTTTctggtttttttttcttcagaaCTTTCAGTTCTCAAATATTCAATCTGAGTTCTGTCTCTTTTGTGTGTCGTGTGTGTGCATGTATCCCTCAATGTGTATCACCctctctttctttcaaaaatattcCTCACAGTGTGCCTCCCTCTattatgtgtgtgtgttttttttctAATCTTAGGATCCGTGTGTCTATCTCCCTATAGATGTCCTCCCCCCATTTATAAGCCTTAacactaccccttttaacagcctgtttagaatatcaccatacccctcccatgtgccttccattttcagttccactttagctaattaagtattaaaccccatcaacattccctggcagacttatctttcccattttattaactaaaagcaagcatgggcagcaggatgtagtctgacagcacatgctgtcaaactatttaattcaaaagggcctttatgcccatgttgtgcacatgccctccagttcagattaccattacagcctaaacattaggtttctgaaatcacattaacaactataagtaaatgaacttagttcttaattgattcaggcaatgttcaacagaagcaaatcgattcattttgttcagacagttgaaactatttgacgacacatgtcgactcgactatattagttataacacatacaatcgtagccgaaaatcagacatttaaacagtatcgatacatggttcgaattatactgactaaacagaaatgcactcgaggagtcaactagtcagtccaaacttgaaaatcagctacttgcacaacacttacatacacattatcagaacaaatggaGGGGCttaatcaaacaacagaggttcaggcaaagtggttaaggcacagttgatagaagtcaaggatacaaacagaacatgaacagacccttacaacaatcaaatgaaccaaaacaactaagaaaagaaagaaactcaccttaaaccgcaaaagatcaaagccttaactcggactcggacagacctttcttaaggctgaatggactttaatcgatgagaaacacttcgattaaggtccattagaccttaatctcttcggctcgGACGGACACGGACCAGTGATGAGGAATCAACCAGTtacaaaactcagatctgggattcatgcttccctgatcagattcggaccaaaccaagtatggtttggtcacgtggtcacgagggggtctggggagtgtctggtgtgaagctggggttaaacggtgtagatcgagttttgactcgaatcttcaaatgaagattcgaggacctagaggataattcgaactaaacggtcaacaggtctatgttcagggtggtgaggggttctatggtgttcaggtggaggtcaccggcgtccgtgccgccggttttcatggtgaagagtacaggggcggctctagggtttgggggttctggtgaagacgacgaggctggggtattggatagggggggtagggtacgATTAgagacttatatagttagtggatgggcggatctcaaccgttggatcaaCCGAAATCGATGGCTTGGATCTAAGGGtttaggggaaacggtgtcgtttcaactaatgggggtttgggttggtccgggtggaaacgggtcgggttctgttcgtgggtatgagaaatgtgatcttggtcgttgatcaatctgagatcaacggcccagatcaacctggatCAATATGACGTCGTTTAGACACCCTGGGTATCAcctggtgttggaccgggcaggcctggtttggacgttgtttgttttgggccaattttaataaattggcccaatccggaagaagaaagggtctttttctcttttttttattatttttatttcttttcttatttattttaaaaacaaaactaagccaaaaatcaaattaagattaaatacacactcaatacaattatttgcacacacactaaagatatttcaaaacaggtaaaatcaaacaaaacaaaatcacggacaaagatgcctgtttatgcctttctatttaaaccatgttacggttcagattatgcatgacacatacaaatttttttttttttgaattttgttttaataaagtaaataaataaaaatgggccaaagtcgcaaataaatcaacaaagtgccgtacagaaatccaaaaattgtacagcaggaccaatttttattcttttggagcgactgtcgcgcaaaacaaaaatcacgtgctcacagctgcccctctttgttcggaaacacgaagagttttcgtgcaaagataaagtgagcgtgtatgagcgatttttgcctatggaccactccgtatgaagcatgtttttttgaaagatctgaccgaatcttgcttcaaagatttcctacatatcctgggctaaacaggaatcaggtcaatgtagttcgggaagttttggtagctgggactaccatgggattgcaatgcttgctgctactgctgttgctgttgtcactgctgcgtcactgaccgccttattacaaccaaacgaaaattggaaactgaactaactacttatatgcatgtcaactgctagttacaagattcctatctatgattcttttacgacttgatcttgggtcttagctgattctgcttgtagactccgatctgaatcttgatgcttgcgagttgcggcgacttgtttaatctctgggatactgagtgagacgcgattggcagggttcaggaccataatcaaatgttggagtcaatccgccttccatctactccgatatctcgggacatcttctttctttttcttctttttcttcgttgattccaaactgggactcatctcgtgggtcatttcgatccatgtggctcgaggttagacctgcgggagaaaacaaacgaacgaaattttctgccccagtttcactaggaaaatttcgttaattattcgccaggaagttcataaaattgatgaaagaggatatgcatgctcagttcagggttggagccctaataccgactagctggggaaaggttcagtttagggtttaaaaccccaacgccgaacaaaggaagaattcagtttagggtgtaaaaccctaatgctgactaaagaaagattcagtttagggtttaaaaccctaatgctgattaaaaggaaaattcagtttagggtttaaaaccctaatgctgatcacatgggaaagctcagtttagggtttaaaaccctaatgttggctgaaaggaaaaagttcagtttagggtttaaaaccctaatgttgactaaaaggaaaaagttcagtttagggtttaaaaccctaatgctgactaaaagaaaaattcagtttagggtttaaaaccctaatgctgattgcatggaaaagctcagtttagggtttaaaaccctaatgctggccgaatggaaaaagttcagtttagggtttaaaaccctaatgctgactaaaaggaaaattcagtttagggtttaaaaccctaatgctgattgcatggaaaagctcagtttagggtttaaaaccctaatgctggctgaaaggaaaaagttcagtttagggtttaaaaccctaatgctgactaaaggaaaaattcagtttagggtttaaaaccctaatgctgattgcatgaaaaagctcagtttagggtttaaaaccctaatgctggctgaaaggaaaaagttcagtttagggtttaaaaccctagtgctgactaaaaggaaaattcagtttagggttttaaaaccctaatgctgattgcatgaaaaagctcagtttagggtttaaaaccctaatgctggctgaaaggaaaaagttcagtttagggtttaaaaccctaatgctgactaaaaggaaaattcagtttagggtttaaaaccctaatgctgatagcatggaaaagctcagtttagagtttaaaaccctaatgctggctgaaaggaaaaagttcagtttagggtttaaaaccctaatgctgactaaaaggaaaattcagtttagggtttaaaaccctaatgctgattgcatggaaaagctcagtttagggtttaaaaccctaatgctgactaaaaggaaaattcagtttagggtttaaaaccctaatgctgattgcatggaaaagctcagtttagggtttaaaaccctaatgctggccgaatggaaaaagttcagtttagggtttaaaaccctaatgctgactaaaaggaaaattcagtttagggtttaaaaccctaatgctgattgcatggaaaagctcagtttagggtttaaaaaccctaatgctggctgaaaggaaaaagttcagtttagggtttaaaaccctaatgctgactaaaggaaaaattcagtttagggtttaaaaccctaatgctgattgcatgaaaaagctcagtttagggtttaaaaccctaatgctggctgaaaggaaaaagttcagtttagggtttaaaaccctagtgctgactaaaaggaaaattcagtttagggttttaaaaccctaatgctgattgcatgaaaaagctcagtttagggtttaaaaccctaatgctggatgaaaggaaaaagttcagtttagggtttaaaaccctaatgctgactaaaaggaaaattcagtttagggtttaaaaccctaatgctgatagcatggaaaagctcagtttagagtttaaaaccctaatgctggctgaaaggaaaaagttcagtttagggtttaaaaccctaatgctgactaaaaggaaaattcagtttagggtttaaaaccctaatgctgattgcatggaaaagctcagtttagggtttaaaaccctaatgctggctgaaaggaaaaattcagtttagggttttaaaaccctaatgctgattgcatgaaaaagctcagtttagggtttaaaaccctaatgctggctgaaaggaaaaagttcagtttagggtttaaaaccctagtgctgactaaaaggaaaattcagtttagggttttaaaaccctaatgctgattgcatgaaaaagctcagtttagagtttaaaactctaatgctggctgaaaggaaaaagttcagtttagggtttaaaaccctaatgctgactaaaaggaaaattcagtttagggttt
This sequence is a window from Nicotiana sylvestris chromosome 3, ASM39365v2, whole genome shotgun sequence. Protein-coding genes within it:
- the LOC104231295 gene encoding septum site-determining protein minD homolog, chloroplastic, with amino-acid sequence MKKKKKKTMISCTKDISRSSVITSFATLQCRRLPLSANNAHQTCFSTSEVSSVPLNTILSHFFHTKMLSLQPLSNPKPSSLYSSSFTPPNSLSPKTLKPIPPPKPSRNFYPSIHSILQYNRKPQLAGETPRVVVITSGKGGVGKTTTTANIGLSLARLGFSVVAIDCDVGLRNLDLLLGLENRVNYTVVEVLNGDCRLDQALVRDKRWSNFELLCISKPRSKLPIGFGGKALVWLVDALKTRDEGAPDFIIIDCPAGIDAGFITAITPANEAVLVTTPDITSLRDADRVTGLLECDGIRDIKMMVNRVRTDMIKGEDMMSVLDVQEMLGLPLLGVIPEDSEVIRSTNRGYPLVLNKPPALAGLAFEQAAWRLVEQDSMEAVMVEEEPKKRGFFSFFGR